In the Ferribacterium limneticum genome, GGTCAGTGTCCGTTCGATATCGGCCAGGCTGTCGAGTTTTTCCTGGAGTTCGGTGGCCTTGCGCTGGCTTTCTTTCATTTGCTGCCCCTGCTTGTCGAGCTGGCTTTCCAGCCTGGCGCGCTCGATGTAGTTGTCGGAAAGCAAGCGGGCCAGCGGATGGAATGGTGTCGCCGCCGGATCGCTGGACTTGAGCACGTTGTCGAGCAGGGCGAGTGCCTTGCCCAGATCCTGCTGCACACGCGGGTGGCCAAGCCACATCGCCATCCTGACCTGCGTATAGGGTGTCTGCGGCACGGCATTGAGCACCATGCGCTCACGGCCAAGTTCCGCTGCCGTCATTTTGTTCAGGCCGTGGTTGTAAATCAGGGCCGCTTCCGGCGTCGTTTCATCAACGCGGACCGGCTTTTTGACAACCGGCGCACTCGTACAGCCGGCAATCGCCAAGGCTAGCGAACAAATCGCAACCAGCTTGAGGAAAGATATTTTGCTATTACTGCTCATCAGGTATTTCCACACAAAAATGGGCGCCCGCAGCCTGCGGGAGAAGATAGACCGCACCGCCCATGGCTCGGACGAGTTCGCGCACGATGGACAGGCCGACACCGCTGCCCTGGCGTGGCGCAGGAGCCTCGCGCTGGCCCTGAACGAAGGGATCGAAGATCCGCTGCCGGTCTTCATCGGCAATGCCCGGCCCCTGGTCGATGCATTCAAAGCGCCAGAGGCCCTCGGCATGCGAAGCCACCAGACGGACCTCGCCACCTTCCGGACTGAAATCGATGGCGTTCGACAACAGATTGTCGAGGACGACCGTCATTTTCTCGGCATCGAGCATGGCCTGCTCTTCAGGAGCCTCGACAACGATATTCAACTGCCGTGACTGGCTGTGCAGTTCGCGGCGCTGCGCCACCGAGGCCAGCAACTTGCGCGGCCTGACCGGGGCGATCTGCAGGCGACGTGCCTCGAAGGCTGCCGCGTTAAGGGTCAGGAGGCTTTCAATCTGCTCCTGCAGGCCACGCACATTGTGCTGAAGGATCTCGACCACTTCACGCTGTCCGGAAGCCAGAGGCCCCGGAACTTCTTCACGGAGCAACGAAATGCCCTCCTTCAAGGCAGTCAAAGGAGTTTTCAGCTCATGTGACACGTGGCGCAAGGCCCGCTCGCGATCGGATTCCAGCTCGGCCAGGCGTTGCCGCAACCAGTCGAGCCGTTTGCCCAGTTGCCGCAAGTCGGCCGGACCGCCGACCTTGACCGCTTCGTCAAAGCGACTGGCGCCAAGCCGGATGATCGCCTGTTCGAGATGGCGCACCGGGCGCACCAGCCACCAGCCTATGGCCAGCGCCACCAGCAATGCCCCAAGCAAGGCCAAGCCGATCCGCCCGCCAAGACGAAGCCGATTGACTTCAAGTTCGTCCAGCGATTTGCGGTTCTGCGCCTCGATCCAGCGCTGCCCACCCTGCTTCAGCAAGTCGTTCAATTCGGCCATGCGGGCCAGCAGCGGAATGATCTCGGCCTGCGGGATGTTTTGTTCCAGGCCACTGCGCAACGCCTCGGCGACCATGCGCCAACCGCCCAACAAAGGAAGCAGCGGTTCGGCGGCCATGCCATCGAGCCGATCGACCACCGCCAGCGATTGCGTCAGATGTTCGTCGAAGCGTTGGCGAAATACCGGGTTATCCAGCACCAGATACTGGCGCGCGCTACGTTCGATATCGACCGTACGCTCCCCCAATTCCTGAATGGCGGCCGTCAACTGAATGGCCTGCTCACTTCCACGGCGACTTTGCTCAACCAGCTGCTCGACCACCAGCCAGCTTTGCACGGCGGCGCCGCCAAGCAGCAAAACGATCAGTGCAAAGCCAAGCAGCATGCCCTGGCGAAAGGAAATTCGATTCATTTGCGTACTGATTTGGAAACTCCCAGTGTAAACCGCATCGATCATTCCCCTAATTGAACGAGGCATCGCGAACGAGTCAGAAACGCCCTGTCCTGCAATAAATTATCGATAAGAAACAGACAATTACAGTTTTGTCGCATTTTGACGACAGCTATTTCTTATAGCCTAGTCACGTTTCCGGGTAATGCCAAATAAACCTGTCGCCATTTCACGACAGCAGGGCCATTCATTTCAATATACAAGTTTAAATAATTTTTATAACTTATTGTTTATATTAAATTTTTGTTTCATGGCACGCTTATCGCAATAGCTCCCGGGACACCAAATCATCGCAAACCTCAAAACGGGAGTTTTCATGTTCAACAAACCCAGCATCACAAACCGCAATGACAGCATCACCCGCAAGGAGGTCAATAGCATCCTCGGCTCAAGCGCAGCCAGCCTGAAACCGGTCACCGAATCACCTGCCCCGGCAGCAACGCCAACCCCCCCTGAAAAACCGGAGACCACCACCGCCTCCGAAAACGTCATGGGTGCCCGCCTGATCGTCGGCCCCGACGTCAAGCTGAAGGGTGCCGAGATTCTCGATTGCGACACCCTGGTCGTCGAAGGTCGCGTCGAAGCCACCATGGACAGCCGGGTAATCCGTATTGCCGATAAGGGCTCGTTTTCCGGCAAGGTCAGCATCGACATCGCGGAAATTCATGGCAGCTTCGACGGCGAACTGACCGCACGCTCCCAGTTGATCATTCACGCCACCGGCCGGGTCAGCGGCAAGATTCGCTATGGCAAGCTGGTCATCGACGAAGGCGGTGAATTGTGTGGCGACATCAACGCACTTTCTGCCGAAAAGCCAGGCCAGTTCTACCATCGGGACGAACCGGCAATCGCCCTCAGCGCCGTTGCTGGTTGATTACATTTTAGGCAGACCATAAAATGCAATCCATGCATCATGTAGTACCTCCGAAATTTCCTCCCCCGCAAGGTCACTTGGGCGCCCATTTATTGCCTGACATAAGTGGCTTGGGTAATGGCACGTGCGCAGATTCCGGTTCGCAGGAACTGATGATCGCCCCGGCAGTGACCTATCAGCAGCATCGTGCCTGCGGCGCTCTGGTTCGCCGCATGTACTCCTGGCGCGGTTACCGACTTTCTCCGCCCCGCCATCAGCTTGACGATCCAAACCACGTCACGCTCGGCGCCTGGCTGGATCGTGAACTGGTCGCGACCCTGACCGCTTCGCGTGACTCGGGCTCCGGACTACTGGCCGATGCGCTCTACGCTCAGGAAATGTCCAGGCTGCGCAAACCAGCCAAGGTGATCTGCGAAGTGACTCGATTGGCGGTTGATCTTGATTGCCACGACCCGGAATTGATGCAGTCACTCTTCAAGGCCGCCTATCAGTACGCCAGGGCTGTTTTTGGCGGGACCGATGTCGTCATCGAAGTCAATCCCCGCCACGCCGGCTATTACCGTCGGCAGCTTGGCTTTACCCAGGTCGGAACACTCCGTACCTGCCCACGCGTCGAGGCACCTGCCATCCTGCTGCATCGCACGCTCGGCAACCTTCACTTCTAGTTTTTCACTTTACCCAAACAAACAATGGCCAGCCCCCGGTATCCGGGAGGCTGGTCATTTGCATTGAAGCCCCGTAGACTTCGCGCATCGAAAAAACTCACTCATAAAGACAGGCAAGCGAATGGCTCAATATGTAATGTCGATGCTGCGCGTCAGCAAGATCGTCCCGCCCAAGCGTCAGATCATCAAGGATATTTCCCTCTCCTTCTTCCCCGGCGCCAAGATCGGCCTGCTCGGCCTGAACGGCTCGGGCAAGTCCACCGTCCTGAAGATCATGGCCGGCGTAGACAAGGAATACGACGGCGAAGTGCAACACCTGGCCGGCGTTTCCATCGGCTACCTGCCGCAGGAACCGCAACTCGACCCGGCCAAGACCGTGCGCGAGGAAGTTGAATCGGCGCTCGGCGAAGTGATGCAGGCCCAGGCCAAGCTGGATGAGGTCTATGCCGCCTACGCCGACCCGGAAGCCGATTTCGACAAGCTGGCTGAAGAACAGGCCCGCCTGGAGGCGATCATCGCTACCGCCGGCTCCGACACCGAAGCCCAGATGGAACTGGCCGCCGACGCGCTGCGCCTGCCGCCCTGGGATGCCGTGATCGGCGTGCTATCCGGCGGTGAAAAGCGCCGTGTCGCGCTGTGCAAGCTGCTGCTCGCCAAGCCCGACATGCTGCTGCTCGACGAACCGACCAACCACCTCGATGCCGAATCGGTCGAATGGCTCGAACAGTTCCTCGTCCGCTTCCCGGGCACCGTCGTCGCCGTCACCCACGACCGCTACTTCCTCGACAACGCAGCCGAGTGGATTCTCGAACTCGACCGTGGCCACGGCATTCCGTACAAGGGCAATTACTCTTCCTGGCTGGAGCAGAAGGAAGCCCGCCTGGAAACGGAAAACAAGCAGATCGACGCCCACATGAAGGCGATGAAGCAGGAACTGGAGTGGGTTCGTTCCAATCCGAAGGCGCGTCAGGCCAAGTCGAAATCCCGCCTGGCTCGTTTCGAGGAACTGTCCAGCCAGGAATACCAGAAGCGCAATGAAACGCAGGAAATCTTCATTCCGGTCGGCGAGCGACTGGGCGACAAGGTCATCGAGTTCAACGGCGTCACCAAGACCTTTGGCGACAAGTTGCTGATGGACAACGTCAGCTTCAACATTCCGGCTGGCGCCATCGTCGGCATCATCGGTCCGAACGGTGCCGGTAAATCGACGCTGTTCAAGATGATTACCGGCCAGCAACAACCGGACTCCGGCGAAGTCATCGTCGGCCCGACAGTCAAGATGGCTTACGTCGATCAGTCGCGCGACTGCCTGGATGGCACGAAGACCGTTTTCGAAGAGCTGGCTCAGGGCAGCGACATCCTGCAAATCGGCAAGTTCGAGATGCCGTCGCGCGCCTACATCGGCCGCTTCAACTTCAAGGGCGCCGACCAGGGCAAGCAGGTCGGCAACCTCTCCGGCGGCGAACGCGGTCGCCTGCACCTGGCCAAGACCCTAATGGCCGGCGGCAATGTGCTGCTGCTTGACGAACCGTCCAACGACCTCGACGTCGAAACCCTGCGTGCGCTGGAAGATGCGCTGCTCGAATTCGCTGGCTGCGCGATGGTTATCTCGCACGATCGCTGGTTCCTCGACCGAATCTGTACGCACATCCTGGCCGCCGAAGGCGATTCGCAGTGGAACTTCTTCACCGGCAACTATCAAGAATACGAGGAAGACAAGCGCCGTCGCCTGGGCGAAGAAGGCGCCAAGCCGAAGCGGATTCGCTACAAGCCGATTACCCGCTGATTCCGGGCTGGCACCGCAACGAATCATTGCGGAGCCCCAATGCAAAACGGGCGCCATTTCGGCGCCCGTTCTTCTTTCGTGCCCCGCCAATGCGAGGCTCAAAACCGGTGTATGTGGATTTTAGTGCTTCAGGCTGGCTGAGAAAACCGCCTTGCTCTTTTCGGAAAACTGGAATTCGTTGAACGCACGGTCGATCTCGGCTTCATTGCGGCCTTCGGAATGATCTTCAAAGCAGATTCCGATGGTCTTGCCGTTGGCGGCCAGGGTCTGGAAGGCGAAACGCCACCGTTGTGCTTCAGCCAAACGCTCGCGCAGTTCGACTTCGTTGGAAATTGTAATACCGGCTTTCTTCAGGGAATCCAGAAACTGCTCGAAGGATTCATTGCTCAGACTGCCCATTTCTCACTCTCCGTAGGTTTGCGGTGTTTGATCACCATGAGCCTAATAACGACCCGACTTTGATTCGGTTGACACAATTTCAATAGAACTTTGAATGCGATAATTGCGCCCCATGAAGACGCCAAAACCACCTGCCGCCATCCCGGAAATCCGCCCCGGCCAGTCCCTTGAATTACTCAAGGAACTACACATCCTGACCCGCGATGGAAAGCTCAATCAGGACACGCGGCGCAAGCTCAAGCAGGTCTATCACCTCTATCAATTCATCGAACCACTGCTGGATGGCGCCGAGACCTTGGTCGACCACGGGGCCGGCAAGTCCTACCTCGGTTTCATCCTCTACGATCTCTATTTCAAGGAACGTGCCAGCGGCGAGATCGTCGGCATCGAAACCCGCGCCGAACTGGTTGAAAAATCCTGCGAACTGGCCGCCCGGCTTGGCTTTCCGCGGATGCGCTTCATGGCCTGCACGGTCGAGGATTCGCTGTCGTCCAGCGAACTGCCGGAGACCGTCGATGTCGTCACCGCACTACACGCCTGCAACACAGCCACCGACGACGCCATCCGTTTCGCCCTGACCCGCAACGCCCGCCATATCGTCCTCGTCCCTTGCTGTCAGGCCGAAGTGGCCGCCAGCATGCGCGCCAAAAAGAATGAATCGCTGGGCAAGACACCGTTGTCAGAACTTTGGCGACACCCGATCCACACTCGCGAACTGGGCAGCCACCTGACCAACGTGCTGCGCTGCCTGCTGCTCGAGTCGCATGGCTACGACGTCACCGTCACCGAACTGGTCGGCTGGGAACATTCGATGAAAAACGAACTAATCATCGCCAGCAAGCGCGGCAACCCGCGCAAGAATGCCCGCGAACGGGCCGAAGCCATCCTGCGCGAGTTCAATATCGAAGAACTTGCCCCGCGTTTCACGTACTAAGGCGCCATGACTCGAATTCAACACCCTCTCGAACTCCTTGCGCCGGCCAAAAACGCCGATTTCGGCATTGAGGCCATCAAGCACGGGGCCGATGCCGTCTATATCGGTGGCCCGACTTTTGGCGCCCGTTACGGCGCCGGCAACAGCGTCGCCGAAATCCGACGCTTGTGCGATTTTGCCCACCGTTACCGGGCAAAAGTCTTCGTTGCGCTGAACACCATCCTGCACGACGACGAACTGGAAGGCGCCCGCCTACTGGCCTGGGAACTCTACGAAGCCGGCACCGATGCGCTGATCATCCAGGACATGGGGCTGCTCGAACTTGACCTGCCGCCGATCCAGTTGCATGCCAGTACGCAGACTGACAACCGGAATCCGGCCAAGGTGAAGTTCCTTGAAAAGGCCGGTTTTTCGCAAGTGGTCCTGGCCCGCGAAATGTCGATTCAGGAAGTCCAGGCTGTCGCCGACGAAACCACCCTCGCCCTCGAATACTTTGTGCATGGCGCGCTGTGCGTCGCCTTCAGCGGCCAGTGCTACATCAGCCAGGCCCACACCGGGCGCAGCGCCAATCGCGGCGAATGCTCGCAGGCCTGTCGCCTGCCCTACACGCTGGTCGACGACAAGGGCAAGACGATCACCGAGAACCAGCACCTGCTGTCGATGAAGGACAACAACCAGACCGACAATATGCTGGAACTGGCCCGCGCCGGAATCAGTTCGTTCAAGATTGAGGGGCGCCTGAAAGACCTGTCCTACGTCAAGAACATCACGGCGCATTACCGCACGCTGCTCGACGAGATCATCGCCAACAACCCGGAATTCACCCGCGCCTCCAGCGGTCGCAGCACCTACACCTTCACGCCGCAGCCGGACAAGACCTTTAACCGTGGCTACACGGATTACTTCGCCAATGACCGGCAGGACGACATCGGCGCCTTCGATTCGCCAGCCTTCGTCGGCGAACTGATTGGCGATGTAGCCGAGATCGGCGACGGCTGGTTCATGGTCAATACCGACCAGGACTTCCACAATGGCGATGGCGTCTGCTTTTACGACGCACACGGCGATCTGCTCGGTATGCGCATCAACCGGGCGGAAGGCAAGAAGCTCTTCCCGGCCGAAATGCCGGAGGCGCTGACCGAAGGCGCTACGCTGTTCCGTAACCGCGATCAGGAATTCGAACGGGCGCTGGAAAAGGACTCTGCCGACCGTTGCATTTCGGTGAAGCCGCTGTTCTCCGAGACAGCAGACGGCTTCCGCCTAACGCTGACGGACGAAGACGGAGTCACGGCTGCAGTCGATCTGCCGAGAAGCGACAAGATAGGTAACGAAATTGCCCAGAACGCCGATCAGGCATTGGCCAAGCTCAAGGAAAACCTGAGCAAATTCGGCAACACCATGTTCATCGCTGAGCCGGTCGAACTACAACTGTCGCAGCCGTGGTTCCTGCCCGTCAGTGCGATCAACGCCCTGCGCCGTGAAGCCACCGAAAAGCTCGAAGCCGCCCGTATCGCCAGTCACCCGCGCCCACTGCGCGCCACGCCGGCCGCCAACCCGGTGCCCTACCCGCAGGAAGAACTGACCTACCTCGGCAACGTCTTCAACGCCAAGGCCCGCCAGTTCTACGAGAAACACGGCGTCAAACTGATCGAAGAAGCCTACGAGGCTGGCAACGAAAAAGGTATGGTCTCGCTGATGATCACCCGCCACTGCCTGCGCTACAGCTTCAACCTGTGTCCGAAAGAGGTAAAACACCTGAAGCCGGACCCGATGACGCTGATCAACGGCAACGAAAAGCTGATCCTCAAGTTCGACTGCAAGGCCTGCGAAATGCACGTCATCGGCAAGATGAAAAAGGGCGTCAAGCTCAACCTGGGAACCATTCGTCCGGCATAATATCGGCATGAAGCCCTTGCCCTGCCCGTCCTGCCAGCAGACCATGACCAAGCACCGCCTGGAGCGGCTGCATCATGGCGAAGTCGTCCTCGACCTGTGCTTCCATTGCCAGGGCATCTGGTTCGACGAATTCGAAAGCGCCCAGATCACGCCAGGCGGCATCATCGAGTTCTTCAAGCTGCTGCATGAGCACCATGATGATCAGCGCACGCCGCTGCGTGACCCGCTGAAATGCCCGCGCTGCAACGAACGGCTGCTGCATGGCCTGGATGTCGCCAAACATGGTGGCCAGTTCAATTACCACCGCTGCCTGCAGAAACACGGTCGTTTCACCACCTTCGCCCAGTTCATGATCGAAAAGGGTTTCGTCCGGCAACTCAACCCGGCAGAAATCGACGAGTTGGCAGCCAAGGTCGGCATCATCCGCTGCATGGGCTGTGGTGCCCCGGTCGATATCCGCAAGGATCACGCCTGCGGCCACTGCCGCGCACCAATCACCATCCTCGATTCCGGTGCCGTCGAACAGGCGCTGAGCCGCTATCAGCATGCCGAAGTCCACCGCACGACCCGCGATGTCGAATTACTGGGGGACGCTATCGTGATGCGCGAACGTGAAAAGTCACGCCTGAAGCGCATGAAGCAGGAGCCGGAAAACGCCGGCATCATCGATACCATTGACCTGATTTCGGCCGGCGCGGAATTCGTCTGGAACATCATCAAACGCTGAGAATTGCCTCGCGTTTGATTAGCTGCTCGCGCAGCGCGAACCTTCACCCTGATTCTGGCCAACAACACCCTGCCATTTTCCGGGCAGTGCAATTGGCCGCCACCACGCATCCGCCGTGTTTTTCGGGCTCGTATTGCCTTCGTGAATAGTGCAGAGGGTCAAGCCGACATCGAGAAGATCATGGACTTCACTGGCATCGGCCGTCCAGACAAACAGGTTGTCCTCGCCAACCGTAATATCGGCAAAGCGGTTTTGCTGCCAGTAGCACCGCCGGTAGGCCAATGTCGCACCGCAAACCCATGGGCGATCTCGGTTCTCGTAGCCGTACTCCCAGCATCGGGCTGTCGATGCTTCGTAAAAATGCACCCGGCTCGACCCCGATACAAGGCATTCCGGGCCGGCAAAGGCAGCCAGCTGACGCGCAAGGCGATCAGGCGCCTGCCAGTCGTCATCATCCCAATGGACCAATATGTCCCCCCGCGCCGCCTCACAGGCCAGATTGCGCTTCTCCCCCAGGCTGAGCCCGGTGCGGCAATCGATGACGCGAATATCGGGATTGGCCGCCATCAGCCGGGCAGGCAGCGCCTCTTCGCTGACAATGACCAGTTCGGCATCCTGCCGCTGCTGGGCGCGAAACATGGCAATCGCCCGCGGCAACAGATACTGGCGTGAAAACGTCGGCATCAGGCAGGAAACAGCAATCCCGTTGCTCAAGTCGCCAGCCCCCCGCTGCCTCGGGCTATTTTTTCACCCTGTCGACCGGCTGGAAAACGGTCGAGTCCGGCGGTGAGCTGATCCGTAGATCGCGAGGCGGCTTCAATCTGATCGTGTTCAAATCCGGCGGAAGCTTGCCGCCACGCGCCGGCTCGACGGTATCGGTGCGCGCTGCATCATCCTTGGGCTGTTTCTGTTTTTTCACGCTGCCATCCTTTCACCGGAAATCGATTGTTCATTCGCCTATTTTGCCGCCAACATGAGGCCAATAATCATCCCGGCCCCAAAAAGCAAAAAGGCAAGCCGCAGCCTGCCTTTTCATCGCCCAAAACGCGCCCTTTACTGGACGCGAATCTCGACGCGACGTCCCTCTTCCGGACTCCCGGCACCAACGGTCGATTCCGGCTTGCGGAACTTGACACGCTCAGCCGCAACACCACCGGCCACCAGCGCATCGCGAACCGCCATGGCGCGTTGCTTGGCCAGTTCGGCGTTTCTGGCCGGATCGCCCGAAGGATCATGGAAGCCGGACAGCAGCACGATGGCCTTTGGATTCGCACCCAGCGCTTCCAGCGTCTTGGCGACCACGCCCTTGTCGGCATCGTCGAGCGCCGCGGCGCCAACGGCGAAGTAGACCTTGGCCAGCGCCTCGCCCACCGGCGCGATTTCAGCCTGCTCGGCAACCTGCGCCGCAGGCTTGTAGCCCTTGCCGGCACTGGCGCCATAAACCACAGCAACCACCGCCAGAACGATACCGGCCAATACCCCAACGATTACCGCTGTGGACTCGTCATCATCATTTGCCGCCATAGTCACCTCGCAAAAAGAAGTCAGTCGGAAGGAAAAATTATTCCAACATTCTATGCCGATTCGGGTGCCTGCAAAACTTTCGGTGTCAGCTCGAGGTGGCCCTGCTCGCCGCCCAGCCAGATCGTTCCGTCCTGAATCGTGCACTGCAGCCGCATGCCGCGCTCAGCCAGGCCGGCCAGGGCTTTGCTGTCCTCGACACTGAGCGCCAGCACGCGCAGGTTCTTCTGGCCGGACACCTTGCCCTGCGTTTGTTGCCACCAGATTTCGGCCGTCCGGCCGCCGTAACTCAGCACCATGACGTGACGTGCCCGATTGCAGGCGCGGCGGATCAGCTTTTCATCGGGCAGGCCGACATCGATCCAGCGTTCGACGCTGCCGGTGGCGTCCAGATCCTGCAAATCCCCTTCATCGTCGGTGGCAGACAGGCCACGCCCGAAGGTCAGCGTTTCCGAAGCATTCAGCGCAAAGGCCAGCAGACGGACCATCATCCGTTCATCGGTTTCCGACGGGTGCCGGGCAATGGTCAGCGAGTAGTCGCCGAAGTGCGAACGGTCGAGATCGGCGAGCTGCAATTCGGCCTTGAAAATAGTGGATTTGAGCGCCATGGCTGCCCCGGAAAAAACGTGGATTATCCCATGCGGACGGGAACCTCGCGGCTGGCGATGCAGTCAATTGGCCAGTCGGACTTAAAGTCTATAATCAGCGTTTTCTGATAAACGAGATTGCCATGCGCCACCTTTTTCTTGCCTGCCTGATTGCCGCAACCGGCTTCGCCCACGCCGAAGTGATCGACATCGACAATGCCCAACTCGAAAAACTGACCAAAAGCGGCGTTCCGGTCATCGACATCCGCCTGCAATCCGAATGGGAAGAAACCGGCATCGTCGCCGGCAGCAAGCTGCTGACCTTCTTTGACGCACAAGGGAAATACGACGCCGCCGGCTGGCTCGAAAAGGTCAAGCCACTCGCCAAGCCAAACGAGCCGGTCATCGTCATCTGCCGCACCGGCAACCGCACCAAGCCGGTCAGCCAGTTCCTGTCGCAACAGGCCGGCTACGCCACCGTTTACAACGTCAAGCACGGCATCAAGGGCTGGATCGGCGCCGGCGGCCCGGTTGCCCCGGCCGCCCAAACCATCGCCTCCTGCAAGGCCGCCAAGACTTGCTGAGCCAGGCCGTCGACCGCAAACGCTGCGCCAGTTGCGAGCGCTGGAGCGGTTGGCGCCAACCCGGAACCGAGCCGGGCACCGTAATCATCGAATCCGAAACATCTGAAGGCCTGTGCATAGGCGGCGGCTGGGACAACTCCGAACGCCGCGCCCGCTCGGCCTGCGGGCATTGGCGGATCTGGCCGGTGCTGGACCAGACGGCGCCTTAGCTGAACGCTCTTCTTGTTACGTTCAACCGAAAGTTACGGCCAAAATTGAAATGGCGTTGAGGCGGAGGCAAAGACAAATCAAGCTAACCACCATTGTCAATTTGAGAGCTATTTTGAAAACAAAATAGCCCGAATCTGGTTGGCAAGTTCTGTGCACTTTTGGCTGTTCTTGAAAAACACTGCCAAATACGCTTCGGGATAGTTTCCCTTTACAAATCCATCTGTGACTTCCATAGCCTTGCTAAGAAAGGTATCCAAGGAAGTCTCATCATTTATATCAACAACATTTGCTGCATTGAATACAGCCCATGACAATACGCGATTGCCATGAGTAAAGATTTGCTTCTTCTTGGAATCTGCAGTTGAAGCCTGAACTCGCGATAAGGCTGACTCTATCTTTCTAAGCTTTTTTACTTCGCTCCAAAGAGAGTTCCCAGAAATCCCAGTATGAAACAGTGATTGATAAGTGGAAGATTTCCGATCAAGCAACGACCCAATATTTCGCTTGGCAAGT is a window encoding:
- a CDS encoding YaeQ family protein, whose protein sequence is MALKSTIFKAELQLADLDRSHFGDYSLTIARHPSETDERMMVRLLAFALNASETLTFGRGLSATDDEGDLQDLDATGSVERWIDVGLPDEKLIRRACNRARHVMVLSYGGRTAEIWWQQTQGKVSGQKNLRVLALSVEDSKALAGLAERGMRLQCTIQDGTIWLGGEQGHLELTPKVLQAPESA
- a CDS encoding glycosyltransferase family 2 protein, producing MSNGIAVSCLMPTFSRQYLLPRAIAMFRAQQRQDAELVIVSEEALPARLMAANPDIRVIDCRTGLSLGEKRNLACEAARGDILVHWDDDDWQAPDRLARQLAAFAGPECLVSGSSRVHFYEASTARCWEYGYENRDRPWVCGATLAYRRCYWQQNRFADITVGEDNLFVWTADASEVHDLLDVGLTLCTIHEGNTSPKNTADAWWRPIALPGKWQGVVGQNQGEGSRCASS
- a CDS encoding rhodanese-like domain-containing protein, translated to MRHLFLACLIAATGFAHAEVIDIDNAQLEKLTKSGVPVIDIRLQSEWEETGIVAGSKLLTFFDAQGKYDAAGWLEKVKPLAKPNEPVIVICRTGNRTKPVSQFLSQQAGYATVYNVKHGIKGWIGAGGPVAPAAQTIASCKAAKTC
- a CDS encoding OmpA family protein translates to MAANDDDESTAVIVGVLAGIVLAVVAVVYGASAGKGYKPAAQVAEQAEIAPVGEALAKVYFAVGAAALDDADKGVVAKTLEALGANPKAIVLLSGFHDPSGDPARNAELAKQRAMAVRDALVAGGVAAERVKFRKPESTVGAGSPEEGRRVEIRVQ